A stretch of Nonomuraea africana DNA encodes these proteins:
- a CDS encoding PP2C family protein-serine/threonine phosphatase: MPPLLLIEDDAGDAFLVEELLQEVEKPPTITWARSIAEARQRFSPDIQCVLVDLSLPDADGMEALRQVLAMAPDVAVLVLTGLNDAHVGIAAVAAGAEDFLVKQDVDARLLARAIRYAIERKRADLAHQRLIQSELTGRENTRLEHGLLPVPLLPPGPVDHQSRYLPGRQRSLLAGDFYDAVQGPDGAIHSVIGDVCGHGPDEAALGVALRIAWRTLTLAGIHGNEALRTLDTVLKHERRSPEIFTTLCTATIDPSLRHATMHLVGHPPPVLIREGRLDVVRGGPSGPPLGIFADVEWRAIDVPLGDEWSVLLYTDGLIEATVGGGPGLLGTDGLLSIIRNHGGIDLDQIIDRVTEINREALSDDLAAVLISRKG, translated from the coding sequence ATGCCTCCCCTGCTGCTGATCGAGGATGACGCGGGTGACGCCTTCCTGGTCGAGGAACTGCTCCAGGAAGTGGAGAAGCCGCCCACGATCACCTGGGCGCGCAGCATCGCCGAGGCCAGGCAGCGCTTCAGCCCCGACATCCAGTGCGTGCTGGTCGACCTGTCGCTGCCCGACGCCGACGGCATGGAGGCGCTGCGCCAGGTGCTGGCCATGGCGCCCGACGTGGCCGTGCTGGTGCTGACCGGGCTCAACGACGCCCACGTGGGCATCGCCGCCGTGGCCGCGGGCGCCGAAGACTTCCTGGTCAAGCAGGACGTCGACGCCCGCCTGCTGGCCAGGGCGATCCGCTACGCCATCGAGCGCAAGCGCGCCGACCTGGCCCACCAGCGGCTCATCCAGTCGGAGCTGACCGGCAGGGAGAACACCCGCCTGGAACACGGCCTGCTGCCCGTGCCGCTGCTCCCGCCAGGCCCCGTCGACCATCAGAGTCGCTACCTGCCCGGACGGCAGCGATCCCTGCTCGCGGGCGACTTCTACGACGCCGTGCAGGGCCCCGACGGCGCGATCCACAGCGTCATCGGCGACGTGTGCGGCCACGGCCCTGACGAGGCGGCGCTCGGCGTGGCGCTGCGCATCGCCTGGCGGACGCTGACGCTGGCCGGCATCCACGGCAACGAGGCGCTCCGCACCCTCGACACCGTGCTCAAGCACGAGCGCAGGTCACCGGAGATCTTCACCACGCTCTGCACCGCCACGATCGACCCCTCACTGCGGCACGCGACCATGCACCTGGTCGGCCACCCGCCACCGGTGCTGATCAGAGAGGGGCGACTCGACGTGGTGCGCGGCGGGCCCTCGGGTCCGCCTCTCGGCATCTTCGCCGACGTGGAGTGGCGCGCCATCGACGTGCCACTCGGCGACGAGTGGTCGGTGCTCCTCTACACCGACGGGCTGATCGAGGCGACCGTCGGCGGCGGGCCCGGTCTGCTCGGCACAGACGGCCTGCTGTCGATCATCCGGAACCACGGCGGGATCGACCTCGACCAGATCATCGACAGGGTGACAGAGATCAACAGAGAGGCGCTCTCCGATGACCTGGCCGCGGTGCTGATCTCCAGGAAGGGATGA
- a CDS encoding sensor histidine kinase, with translation MARPRPLPPPQPPIGYGRLPIGRWFVFAGVVGLLVLVAGAMLTTGTLTRFSEARHEVIDVVDPAALATLDLSVALTAQEDAVRSFGLTADSRYLSAYARARSDEKAALGRIERLVPGPRLEAVRQASAAWRTQSAEPVLGGAAPTKEHTEVNDLRFGEVRAALNAQRAHLESLHAAKSRQLEQRASTLTFALGMLAAVLVGVLVLIGLIVRHVVLLPVAELTAQVRAVAQGDFDRSLKVDRPAELSELSGHIDAMRRRILAQWRRSEEQAEELRRSNGELEQFAYVASHDLQEPLRKVASFTQMLEQRYGDQLDDRAKQYISFAVDGAKRMQALINDLLDFSRVGRIGGEKVPLDSALPLADALHNLAARVAETGARVTHGPLPEVVGNRSQLTQVFQNLIGNAIKFRGDEPPAVHIEAREVADDMWEFSCADNGIGIEEKYADKIFLIFQRLHTRDRYPGTGIGLAVCRKIVDYHGGRIWLDSQQREGRGATVRWTLPGRSHE, from the coding sequence ATGGCCCGCCCGCGCCCGCTGCCCCCGCCCCAACCACCCATCGGGTACGGCAGGCTGCCCATCGGCCGCTGGTTCGTGTTCGCGGGCGTCGTCGGCCTGCTCGTCCTGGTGGCGGGCGCGATGCTCACGACCGGCACGCTCACGCGGTTCTCCGAGGCGCGGCACGAGGTGATCGACGTCGTGGACCCCGCGGCGCTGGCCACGCTCGATCTGTCGGTGGCGCTGACAGCCCAGGAGGACGCCGTCAGGAGCTTCGGCCTGACCGCGGACAGCCGGTACCTCTCCGCCTACGCGCGGGCGCGCAGCGACGAGAAGGCGGCCCTCGGCCGCATCGAGAGGCTCGTCCCCGGCCCGCGGCTGGAGGCCGTCAGACAGGCGAGCGCCGCGTGGCGCACGCAGTCCGCCGAGCCCGTCCTCGGGGGCGCGGCGCCGACGAAGGAGCACACCGAGGTCAACGACCTCAGGTTCGGCGAGGTCCGGGCGGCGCTCAACGCCCAGCGCGCCCATCTCGAGTCACTCCACGCCGCCAAGAGCCGCCAGCTGGAGCAGCGGGCGAGCACCCTCACCTTCGCGCTCGGCATGCTGGCCGCCGTCCTGGTGGGGGTGCTGGTCCTGATCGGCCTGATCGTCAGGCACGTCGTGCTGCTCCCGGTGGCCGAGCTGACCGCGCAGGTCAGGGCCGTCGCCCAGGGCGACTTCGACCGTTCGCTCAAGGTCGACCGTCCGGCGGAGCTGTCGGAGCTGTCCGGCCACATCGACGCGATGCGCCGCAGGATCCTCGCCCAGTGGCGGCGCTCGGAGGAGCAGGCCGAGGAGCTCAGGCGCTCCAACGGCGAGCTCGAGCAGTTCGCCTACGTGGCCAGCCACGACCTCCAGGAGCCGCTGCGCAAGGTGGCCAGCTTCACCCAGATGCTGGAGCAGCGCTACGGCGACCAGCTCGACGACCGGGCCAAGCAGTACATCTCCTTCGCCGTCGACGGCGCCAAGCGGATGCAGGCCCTCATCAACGACCTTCTCGACTTCTCCAGGGTCGGCAGGATCGGCGGGGAGAAGGTGCCGCTCGACAGCGCGCTTCCGCTGGCCGACGCCCTGCACAACCTCGCCGCGCGGGTCGCGGAGACGGGGGCCCGCGTCACCCACGGCCCGCTGCCCGAGGTCGTCGGGAACAGGTCGCAGCTCACCCAGGTCTTCCAGAACCTCATCGGCAACGCGATCAAGTTCAGGGGCGACGAGCCGCCCGCGGTCCATATCGAGGCCCGCGAGGTGGCGGACGACATGTGGGAGTTCTCCTGCGCGGACAACGGGATCGGCATCGAGGAGAAGTACGCTGACAAGATCTTCCTGATCTTCCAGCGCCTGCACACCCGCGACCGCTATCCCGGGACGGGCATCGGGCTGGCGGTCTGCAGGAAGATCGTGGACTATCACGGGGGCCGGATCTGGTTGGACAGTCAGCAGCGGGAGGGTCGGGGCGCCACCGTGCGGTGGACTCTGCCAGGCAGGAGCCATGAATGA
- a CDS encoding response regulator, translating to MNDARPIDVLLVEDDPGDVLLTREAFELNEVRNRLHVVNDGEEAMAFLRRQGGYASAPRPDMMLLDLNLPRKDGREVLADVKSDPDLRSIPIVVLTTSEAEEDILHSYRLHANAYVAKPVDFHQFIRVVRQIDDFFVGVVKLPPPGQRF from the coding sequence ATGAACGACGCGCGCCCCATCGACGTGCTGCTCGTCGAGGACGACCCGGGCGACGTGCTCCTGACCAGAGAGGCGTTCGAGCTCAACGAGGTGCGCAACAGGCTGCACGTCGTCAACGACGGCGAGGAGGCCATGGCCTTCCTTCGCCGGCAGGGCGGCTACGCGTCGGCGCCCAGGCCCGACATGATGCTGCTCGATCTCAACCTGCCGCGCAAGGACGGCAGGGAGGTGCTGGCCGACGTCAAGAGTGACCCCGATCTGCGCAGCATCCCCATCGTGGTGCTGACCACCTCCGAGGCGGAGGAGGACATCCTGCACAGCTACCGCCTGCACGCCAATGCGTATGTGGCGAAACCGGTGGATTTTCACCAGTTCATCCGAGTTGTCCGCCAAATCGATGATTTCTTTGTCGGCGTGGTTAAGCTCCCGCCCCCTGGGCAGCGCTTCTGA
- a CDS encoding fumarate reductase/succinate dehydrogenase flavoprotein subunit, translating to MEIERHEYDVVVIGAGGAGLRAAIEARQQGKRTAIVCKSLFGKAHTVMAEGGAAAAMGNVNPDDNWMVHFRDTMRGGKFLNNWRMAELHAKEAPDRVWELEAWGALFDRTKDGKISQRNFGGHEYPRLAHVGDRTGLELIRTLQQRVVALQQEDYENHGDYEAYIKVFSECTVTRLLKENDAIAGAFGYWRETGNFVLFDAPAVVLATGGIGKSYVVTSNSWEYTGDGHALALLAGAKLINMEFIQFHPTGMVWPPSVRGILVTESVRGDGGVLRNSLGERFMFNYIPEVFKDKYATTEEEGDRWYTDQANNRRPPELLPRDEVARAINSEVKAGRGSPQGGVFLDVSTRLPAAEIIKRLPSMHHQFKELADVDITAEPMQVGPTCHYIMGGVEVDADTGAAAVPGLFAAGEVSGGMHGSNRLGGNSLSDLLVFGRRAGAGASAYVDSLPARPAVSQESVDSARAEALAPLERSGENPYEVHAELQRTMNDLVGIIRRAEEISEALEVVEKLKERVHLVGAAGGRVYNPGWHLALDLRNMLLVSECVAKAALLREESRGGHTRDDFPGMNPEWRRKLLVCSATADGSAVTVEEKIQPAMREDLLNLFEVSELKKYLTDEELS from the coding sequence GTGGAAATCGAGCGTCACGAATACGACGTCGTCGTCATCGGCGCTGGCGGCGCGGGTCTTCGGGCCGCCATCGAGGCTCGTCAGCAGGGCAAGCGCACCGCCATCGTGTGCAAGTCGCTGTTCGGCAAGGCCCACACCGTCATGGCCGAGGGCGGTGCGGCCGCGGCCATGGGCAACGTCAACCCCGACGACAACTGGATGGTGCACTTCCGCGACACCATGCGCGGCGGCAAGTTCCTCAACAACTGGCGGATGGCCGAGCTGCACGCCAAGGAGGCGCCCGACCGGGTATGGGAGCTCGAGGCGTGGGGCGCGCTGTTCGACCGTACGAAGGACGGCAAGATCAGCCAGCGCAACTTCGGCGGGCACGAGTATCCCCGCCTCGCGCACGTGGGCGACCGCACCGGCCTGGAGCTGATCCGCACCCTGCAGCAGCGGGTGGTCGCGCTCCAACAGGAGGACTACGAGAACCACGGCGACTACGAGGCCTACATCAAGGTCTTCTCCGAGTGCACGGTCACCCGCCTGCTCAAGGAGAACGACGCGATCGCCGGCGCGTTCGGCTACTGGCGCGAGACCGGCAACTTCGTGCTCTTCGACGCCCCCGCGGTCGTGCTGGCCACCGGCGGCATCGGCAAGTCGTACGTGGTGACCTCCAACTCCTGGGAGTACACCGGAGACGGGCACGCCCTGGCCCTGCTGGCGGGGGCGAAGCTCATCAACATGGAGTTCATCCAGTTCCACCCGACCGGCATGGTGTGGCCGCCGTCCGTGCGCGGCATCCTGGTCACCGAGTCGGTCCGCGGCGACGGCGGCGTGCTGCGCAACTCGCTCGGCGAGCGCTTCATGTTCAACTACATCCCCGAGGTGTTCAAGGACAAGTACGCCACCACCGAGGAGGAGGGCGACCGCTGGTACACCGACCAGGCCAACAACCGCCGCCCACCGGAGCTGCTGCCGCGTGACGAGGTCGCGCGGGCGATCAACTCCGAGGTGAAGGCCGGACGCGGCTCACCGCAGGGCGGCGTCTTCCTCGACGTGTCCACCCGGCTGCCGGCCGCCGAGATCATCAAGCGGCTGCCGTCGATGCACCACCAGTTCAAGGAGCTGGCCGACGTCGACATCACCGCCGAGCCGATGCAGGTCGGGCCGACCTGCCACTACATCATGGGCGGCGTCGAGGTCGACGCCGACACCGGCGCGGCGGCCGTCCCCGGCCTGTTCGCGGCCGGCGAGGTCTCGGGCGGCATGCACGGCTCCAACAGGCTCGGCGGCAACTCGCTCTCCGACCTGCTGGTGTTCGGACGGCGGGCGGGCGCGGGAGCCTCCGCCTACGTCGACTCCCTGCCCGCGCGGCCCGCCGTCTCGCAGGAGAGCGTCGACAGCGCCAGGGCCGAGGCGCTCGCCCCACTCGAGCGCTCCGGCGAGAACCCGTACGAGGTCCACGCCGAGCTCCAGCGCACCATGAACGACCTGGTCGGCATCATCCGCAGGGCGGAGGAGATCTCCGAGGCGCTCGAGGTCGTCGAGAAGCTGAAGGAGCGCGTGCACCTCGTCGGCGCGGCCGGCGGACGCGTCTACAACCCCGGCTGGCACCTCGCGCTCGACCTGCGCAACATGCTGCTCGTCTCCGAGTGCGTGGCCAAGGCCGCGCTGCTGCGAGAGGAGAGCCGTGGCGGGCACACCCGCGACGACTTCCCCGGCATGAACCCCGAGTGGCGGCGCAAGCTGCTGGTGTGCTCCGCCACGGCCGACGGCTCGGCCGTCACCGTCGAGGAGAAGATCCAGCCGGCGATGCGCGAAGACCTGCTCAACCTGTTCGAGGTGAGCGAGCTGAAGAAGTACCTCACCGACGAGGAGCTCTCATGA
- a CDS encoding succinate dehydrogenase/fumarate reductase iron-sulfur subunit, whose amino-acid sequence MSYKAKFRVWRGEGGEGKLEDFTVEVNEGEVVLDIIHRLQATQAPDLAVRWNCKAGKCGSCSMEINGKPRLGCMTRMSTFTEDETITVTPMRTFPVIKDLVCDVSFNYQKAREVPSFTPPADVRPGEYRMKQIDVERSQEFRKCIECFMCNNVCHVIRDHEENKPAFSGPRFLMRIAELDMHPYDVADRKESAQKEHGLGYCNITKCCTEVCPEHIKITDNALIPMKERVVDRTYDPLVWLGNKIFRRPS is encoded by the coding sequence ATGAGTTACAAGGCGAAGTTCAGGGTCTGGCGCGGTGAGGGCGGCGAGGGCAAGCTCGAGGACTTCACCGTCGAGGTCAACGAGGGCGAGGTCGTCCTCGACATCATCCACCGCCTGCAGGCCACCCAGGCGCCCGACCTGGCCGTGCGGTGGAACTGCAAGGCGGGCAAGTGCGGCTCCTGCTCCATGGAGATCAACGGCAAGCCGCGTCTGGGCTGCATGACCCGGATGTCCACCTTCACCGAGGACGAGACCATCACGGTCACCCCGATGCGCACCTTCCCTGTTATCAAGGACCTGGTGTGCGACGTGTCCTTCAACTACCAGAAGGCACGCGAGGTCCCCTCGTTCACGCCGCCCGCCGACGTCAGGCCCGGCGAGTACCGGATGAAGCAGATCGACGTGGAGCGCTCGCAGGAGTTCCGCAAGTGCATCGAGTGCTTCATGTGCAACAACGTCTGCCACGTCATCCGCGACCACGAGGAGAACAAGCCGGCCTTCTCGGGGCCGAGGTTCCTCATGCGGATCGCGGAGCTGGACATGCACCCGTACGACGTGGCCGACCGCAAGGAGTCGGCACAGAAGGAGCACGGGCTCGGGTACTGCAACATCACCAAGTGCTGCACCGAGGTGTGCCCGGAGCACATCAAGATCACTGACAACGCGCTGATCCCGATGAAGGAGCGCGTGGTGGATCGTACGTACGACCCGCTGGTCTGGCTCGGCAACAAGATCTTCCGCCGCCCGAGCTGA
- a CDS encoding (deoxy)nucleoside triphosphate pyrophosphohydrolase, translated as MTVVVVGAAIVADGRLLAAQRAEPPALAGGWEFPGGKVDEGESDEAALVRECHEELGVLVSLGERVGGEWPLGDDYVMRVWLASLVSGTPEAKEHLALRWLGLDELYDVPWLAADLPVVQAVEILLREG; from the coding sequence ATGACGGTTGTGGTGGTGGGGGCGGCGATCGTCGCCGACGGCAGGCTGCTGGCCGCCCAGCGGGCCGAACCGCCGGCGCTGGCGGGCGGGTGGGAGTTCCCCGGTGGCAAGGTCGACGAGGGCGAGAGCGACGAGGCGGCGCTGGTCAGGGAGTGCCATGAGGAACTCGGCGTGCTCGTCTCGCTCGGCGAGCGGGTGGGCGGCGAGTGGCCGCTCGGCGACGACTACGTGATGCGGGTCTGGCTCGCCTCGCTCGTCTCGGGGACGCCCGAGGCCAAGGAGCATCTGGCGTTGCGCTGGCTGGGCCTCGACGAGCTCTACGACGTGCCCTGGCTGGCGGCGGACCTGCCGGTGGTGCAGGCGGTGGAGATTCTGCTCCGAGAGGGTTAA
- a CDS encoding bifunctional lytic transglycosylase/C40 family peptidase: MNLSPRTKIVGAIGLAGLVLVALIMSPMLMTSFPSFISGGGLPDCEEVTQEDEAASDGATSDIPPDYLALYQKFGKKIGVQWTILAAVGKRETDHGRSTLPGVQSGTNYAGAAGPMQFLVSTWGGAKRIKIPSKFNGYASDGDGDGWGDIYNPADAILGAARMLKRNGAPENVRRSLFVYNRAWWYVDQVEEIARKYAKDGTVKVPPQADSACDEPLVEAAPNDVVARILAYALDQRGKPYLWGGTGPDAFDCSGIIYMAYRSVGLTIPRTTFGQWPFGVKVPDGEEQPGDLVFFNAGPGTRPDSPGHVGMVVSKGKMIEARCRLCGPIKVTSYRGRDAIVGFTRPLQNADVVDQLKKLDSAL, encoded by the coding sequence GTGAACCTCTCCCCCCGCACGAAGATCGTCGGGGCGATCGGCCTCGCAGGGCTGGTACTGGTGGCGCTGATCATGTCCCCGATGTTGATGACCTCCTTCCCCTCCTTCATCAGCGGCGGCGGGCTGCCCGACTGCGAGGAGGTCACGCAGGAGGACGAGGCCGCCTCCGACGGGGCGACCTCCGACATACCGCCCGACTACCTCGCGCTCTACCAGAAGTTCGGCAAGAAGATCGGCGTCCAGTGGACCATCCTGGCCGCCGTGGGCAAGCGCGAGACCGACCACGGACGCTCCACGCTGCCCGGCGTCCAGAGCGGCACCAACTACGCGGGTGCCGCCGGCCCCATGCAGTTCCTGGTGAGCACCTGGGGCGGGGCCAAGCGGATCAAGATCCCGTCGAAGTTCAACGGGTACGCCTCCGACGGCGACGGCGACGGGTGGGGCGACATCTACAACCCGGCCGACGCGATCCTGGGCGCGGCCCGCATGCTCAAGCGGAACGGCGCGCCCGAGAACGTCAGGCGGTCGCTGTTCGTGTACAACCGGGCCTGGTGGTACGTCGACCAGGTCGAGGAGATCGCCCGCAAGTACGCCAAGGACGGGACCGTCAAGGTGCCGCCCCAGGCTGACTCCGCCTGTGACGAACCGCTCGTCGAGGCGGCGCCCAACGACGTGGTGGCCAGGATCCTCGCCTACGCCCTCGACCAGCGTGGCAAGCCGTACCTGTGGGGTGGCACGGGACCCGACGCCTTCGACTGCTCGGGGATCATCTACATGGCCTATCGGAGCGTGGGGCTGACGATTCCGCGCACGACGTTCGGGCAGTGGCCGTTCGGGGTGAAGGTGCCCGACGGCGAGGAGCAGCCGGGCGACCTGGTGTTCTTCAACGCCGGACCCGGCACGAGACCCGACAGTCCGGGACATGTCGGCATGGTCGTCTCCAAGGGCAAGATGATCGAGGCCAGGTGCCGGCTGTGCGGCCCGATCAAGGTCACCAGCTACCGGGGACGCGACGCCATCGTGGGATTCACCAGGCCGCTGCAGAACGCCGACGTCGTGGATCAGCTCAAGAAACTCGACTCGGCGCTCTAA
- a CDS encoding type IV secretion system protein: protein MKGRLRRRLTLALVLLVGMLALPLALPSGTAAAAAPFCDLSPDLAPQLVGSGVDGLLQPPPPDAAAAAPQATTNYARYGMSGQFWHTEGLGCSDVAAVLGNSWANMIFDWAKAVDRLTITTYQAAATEGPLQSIKDVVDDIVENLANAMYWPFLQPIIILAAIWLAWYGLFRRRASVTTEAVVWMVLAVTVAVWFFSRPGDFTGLGKIVTDKTTEVVNQAFSGLPGAGGTSCLPTKGSTDEKAVQGGYGRTGTPGVDQNADALWSTLVCKPWLVGQFGTSDPNAPVIRDFGAKLLDVQAIDRQEQTAQTPNSNAHQAAYEEISTPLRTTPIYFLFQGKDWSGRLGIAIGALLAALIAGLLIFLVAVSLLVLKVGFLLLLIMGPVFLLIGVHPGSGRIIAMRWVEMLVGTLLRQAVLALVLGVLVYGYALIISTALPWGMQILFMALLTIAVFFYRRPFQHLFASMNGHTLTTRMLGDAASSPLLERAATTLPPVAVTKAGRWGLRKAEPVLQAAAAGGTAGASAAVGAAVAQGRVRGEEGAAAGSPSGTRVPAPLATDAEGKAGARPAPAQRTGAAPPLNLSSGRTARPTRSGPGTSGTGGSAAGGPVRSGGSTVSGGSGGSGVTGSGGSRGSGWFGGRSGGGWASRSGSGGSGGTTRSGRGSRSSGGLFGGGSGSSGSSGASSRGSSSTRGSSSSRGSGGSSGGGRPADVPQARSSEPPPLWLPSRKSEGRSEEPPVPFWLRPNSPDKD, encoded by the coding sequence ATGAAGGGCCGACTACGTCGGCGGCTGACGCTGGCGCTGGTGCTGCTCGTCGGCATGCTCGCGCTCCCGCTCGCCCTGCCCTCGGGCACGGCGGCCGCCGCCGCTCCGTTCTGTGACCTTTCACCCGACCTCGCCCCGCAGCTCGTCGGCAGCGGTGTCGACGGCCTGCTGCAACCGCCGCCGCCCGACGCGGCGGCGGCGGCGCCCCAGGCGACCACCAACTACGCCCGGTATGGCATGAGCGGCCAGTTCTGGCACACCGAGGGGCTCGGGTGCAGCGACGTGGCCGCCGTGCTCGGCAACTCGTGGGCGAACATGATCTTCGACTGGGCGAAGGCCGTCGACCGGTTGACGATCACGACGTACCAGGCGGCGGCGACCGAGGGCCCGCTGCAGTCCATCAAGGACGTCGTCGACGACATCGTCGAGAACCTCGCCAACGCCATGTACTGGCCGTTCCTGCAGCCGATCATCATCCTGGCCGCCATCTGGCTGGCCTGGTACGGCCTGTTCAGGCGCAGGGCGTCGGTCACCACCGAGGCCGTCGTGTGGATGGTCCTCGCGGTCACCGTCGCGGTGTGGTTCTTCAGCCGTCCAGGTGACTTCACCGGGCTCGGCAAGATCGTCACGGACAAGACCACCGAGGTCGTCAACCAGGCCTTCTCCGGCCTGCCGGGCGCGGGCGGCACCTCCTGCCTGCCCACCAAGGGTTCGACGGACGAGAAGGCCGTGCAGGGCGGCTACGGCAGGACCGGCACGCCCGGCGTCGACCAGAACGCCGACGCCCTGTGGTCCACGCTGGTGTGCAAGCCGTGGCTGGTCGGCCAGTTCGGCACCTCCGACCCCAACGCGCCGGTGATCCGCGACTTCGGCGCCAAGCTCCTCGACGTCCAGGCGATCGACAGACAGGAACAGACCGCCCAGACCCCGAACAGCAACGCGCACCAGGCCGCCTACGAGGAGATCTCCACCCCGCTGCGCACCACCCCGATCTACTTCCTGTTCCAGGGCAAGGACTGGAGCGGCAGGCTCGGCATCGCCATCGGCGCGCTGCTGGCCGCGCTCATCGCGGGCCTGCTCATCTTCCTGGTGGCGGTCTCGCTCCTGGTGCTGAAGGTCGGCTTCCTGCTGCTGCTGATCATGGGACCGGTGTTCCTGCTCATCGGCGTCCATCCGGGCAGCGGGCGGATCATCGCGATGCGCTGGGTGGAGATGCTGGTGGGCACCCTGCTCAGACAGGCCGTCCTGGCGCTGGTGCTGGGCGTGCTCGTGTACGGCTACGCCCTGATCATCTCCACCGCGTTGCCGTGGGGCATGCAGATCCTGTTCATGGCGCTGCTGACGATCGCCGTCTTCTTCTACCGGCGACCGTTCCAGCACCTGTTCGCCTCGATGAACGGCCACACGCTCACCACCAGGATGCTCGGCGACGCGGCGTCCTCGCCGCTCCTGGAGCGGGCGGCCACCACGCTGCCGCCCGTCGCCGTGACCAAGGCGGGCCGCTGGGGCCTGCGCAAGGCCGAACCCGTCCTGCAGGCGGCCGCCGCGGGCGGCACCGCGGGCGCCTCGGCCGCCGTGGGCGCCGCGGTCGCGCAGGGCAGGGTCAGGGGCGAGGAGGGGGCCGCCGCGGGCAGCCCCTCGGGCACCCGCGTGCCGGCGCCACTGGCCACCGACGCCGAGGGCAAGGCGGGCGCCAGGCCGGCGCCCGCGCAGCGCACCGGCGCCGCGCCGCCGCTCAACCTCAGCTCGGGCCGTACGGCGCGGCCGACGCGTTCGGGGCCTGGCACGTCCGGCACCGGCGGTTCGGCCGCGGGCGGTCCGGTCCGGTCGGGCGGCTCGACGGTGTCGGGCGGTTCCGGAGGCTCAGGGGTCACGGGCTCCGGCGGGTCACGCGGCTCCGGCTGGTTCGGCGGTAGATCGGGTGGCGGCTGGGCGTCAAGGAGCGGATCCGGCGGATCCGGCGGCACGACGCGCTCCGGCCGTGGCTCCCGGTCCTCCGGCGGGCTGTTCGGCGGCGGGTCGGGCTCGTCGGGTTCATCGGGCGCGTCCTCGCGCGGCTCCTCGTCCACCCGGGGCTCCTCGTCCTCGCGCGGCTCCGGCGGGTCCTCCGGTGGGGGACGGCCGGCGGACGTGCCCCAGGCGCGCTCCTCCGAGCCGCCGCCGCTGTGGCTGCCCAGCCGCAAGAGCGAGGGCAGGAGTGAAGAGCCGCCCGTGCCGTTCTGGCTCCGGCCCAACAGCCCCGACAAGGACTGA